A region of Sphingomonas sp. DNA encodes the following proteins:
- the eda gene encoding bifunctional 4-hydroxy-2-oxoglutarate aldolase/2-dehydro-3-deoxy-phosphogluconate aldolase, translating into MTDIDAVLDLAPVIPVLVIDRVEDARPIAEALVAGGLPALEVTLRTPAALDAIREMRKVPGAMVGAGTVLDEVQLRAAMRAGAQFIVSPGLTEELGVAASEAGVPFLPGIANAGDIMRARDLGLSRVKFFPAVAAGGLPALRALAAVFGDFRFCPTGGITQDTASDWLGESAVACVGGSWLAPRGEVPDGQAIAARARAAATLRKS; encoded by the coding sequence GTGATCGATCGGGTGGAGGATGCCCGGCCGATCGCCGAAGCGCTGGTCGCGGGCGGGCTGCCGGCGCTGGAAGTGACATTGCGCACGCCGGCGGCGCTCGACGCGATCCGCGAGATGCGCAAGGTGCCGGGCGCGATGGTCGGCGCCGGTACGGTGCTCGACGAGGTACAATTGCGCGCCGCCATGCGTGCCGGCGCACAGTTCATCGTCAGCCCGGGCCTGACCGAGGAGCTGGGCGTGGCGGCCAGCGAGGCGGGCGTGCCGTTCCTGCCCGGCATCGCCAATGCCGGCGATATCATGCGGGCCCGCGATCTCGGCCTCTCGCGGGTCAAATTCTTCCCGGCGGTCGCGGCCGGCGGCTTGCCGGCGCTGCGCGCGTTGGCCGCGGTCTTCGGCGATTTCCGCTTCTGTCCGACCGGGGGGATCACGCAGGACACTGCTTCGGACTGGCTGGGCGAATCAGCGGTCGCCTGCGTCGGCGGTTCCTGGCTTGCCCCGCGCGGCGAGGTGCCGGACGGCCAGGCCATCGCCGCGCGCGCACGCGCTGCCGCCACTCTCCGGAAAAGCTGA